DNA from Rhinatrema bivittatum chromosome 1, aRhiBiv1.1, whole genome shotgun sequence:
TTTTCCAACAAATTCCAATAAATTTATGAGTGTCCAAACTCTGCATagaagaggcagggcaggagaatAGGAGAAAGGTTTGTGGTGGGTGAATCTGGGATGTTTGCTACCAGGACTCAGCCAACAATTCATTTGGGTGGAGCGGGTGGCATGAAGGCTTCTCCACTGGACTGGCCCCATGTAATTTTGCAGCAATCTACTCTCAAATATACCTTAAAGTACATTCTTAAAATTTTGTCATCACAAAATAGTTTGGACCCAAAACAAAAGCCTCCATGTTGGTGGGTAGGACCTGCATACAAAAGACTTAAGaattcatcagaaaaaaaaaataaaatcagttgtCAGAATCCATGTAAATTCTGTGTGGGAGACACATCCAAGCCAGAGACTTTGGACTGGGTCCCAGGATATTTTATAGTGATGAATTTATTAATATTCTCTATAAGGCAATAAATGAAATGTTTTCAACCTTTGGTGTTTCTGGCTGGATTTTCTGGTTCAGCATATCTTTTTTGCTTATCCCCTGGTCTTGTCCTTGTTCCCTTTTTGGTTTTCCTTCTGTCTTTCTCTggtgttctttttcttttctgtttcagttctttctctctccacactgtttcttttcttcaaagtggatattttaatactttctcttccttctctctttctcctctcttctcttgttcctctcctttctcttcctcctccttgtcctctcttttctctcctctttttcctATGTTCCTCCTCCATAACTCATCTCCTTCCTCCAACATTATCTTCCTGGATTCATTCCTTGCCTCCCCCAATCCAggatcctctctctttctcttactctctctcccgccatgggccctttctCCCTAACCAAGTTTTTATTACCTCTCCATCcttgaacttctctctctctcagtcctacCCCTCCTCTAACCAAATTCCCCagatctctctctcatcctctcccTGGAGCTCTCACCTCAGTCTCTGGTCCTCCATATCTCCTGCTCCTTGTACCCCTGCCTCACAGCCTGGGTCCTCTCTTGCTCTGCTCTGATCTCCTATATCAAGTACAATTCCCACCCCCCTCCTACCCAGCACCAGAAAGGTTTCCCCCTTATGCTCTCATCCATGGACAGTTCTCACTACTCTCTCTCCCCAAAGTCTCGCTGTGTTCCCGCTCTCCATCCCCACTCAAAGTTCTAACTTTGCTCTCCTGATCCTTTCTGATCCAGGCTTTCCTTCCCACATCCTCAGTGTAGCTAGCTTACCCACCTGATCTTCCTCAGCTGGCAGGAGGAGCAGCACATAATACAGGGTCTGCTTCTTGCCTGTGTGAGGTCACTTTGGCAGAATAAGCTGCATGGAGTTTTCAGCTCACACCCCTAGACTGGCCCTGTTTCTTCTGCTAGCCAGAGTCTGAGTGAGAGAGCTCAGCAGCGATAGCAGTGTTGTCATCAGGGTGGCTGGGCACAGGGCGAAGGACTGTGTCAGGGCTATGGAGGAGGTAGGACTATGGTGTCAGGACTATGGAGGGGGCAGTTTAGGAGCAGCTGCAGCATCAGGGCTTGGGCAGTAGCATCAGAGCTGCAGGCAGAGTGTTGGAGCCTGGCAGCAGTGGCATCAGGGCTATAGgttgagggaagggggagagaaagcTCAGTGGTAGGGTCAAAGTCTTTAGGGTAGGAAGAGAGAACTCAGCAGCATCGGCAGTGGCCTCAGGGAGATGGAGAGCAGCCGTGGGTGTGGTAAGAACGAAGCATCTCTGATACCACCCCCCTGGTGTAGCAGTGTGGCagtagcaggggggggggggggggttgcattaAAATGGCATCAGCTGAATCCTGCACAGCGCTCCCTAGTGTGTGCTGCAGATATTTGAAGATCACATTAATTCAGAAGAATCATGTTTGGGACTTGGAGAATCAGAGGAAAGAGATATTGAAAGTCTAGTGATATCTGGTGAGCAGCTGCAAGCAGATGGAATAGCTGATACTGCCTGGACCAAGAGCAATCCCCTGGCAACAGCAGGTATTTGAAAGGTtgggagcagtggcgtagccagaattgattttttgggtgggcacaaggttaacatgggtgggctgtaggcatgcaggtctactagttgtttttttactgataaataatgccaaattatgcagcatagcattcacatctacgcctaagtatgaggtttacttaatgatacaaacataattcacggtgatttgtggtactttagccttcttattattacgattttatacacggctcctacctgtccataaattttgagagagcggttgtgttgcttatatttaaattgctaacatctcaaaacatagatatatatttttacctttgttgtctgatctttgtatttttctaatcagttggtcctggtctctttttcccattttttcccttatagctcatttccttttcagtgtctttcttctattactgtcttcttcccttccacacacacacacacacacatacaagctttctctcacagactccctctcacacactcaagctgtcactctcatatgctctccccccccccaccagctcacattcaagttctcactttctcacccctccccaggcttatattcttatgcacacacagacgcacatccaggcacccattctcacccacacacataaacccagactcccattctcacccacaaacccatgctcccagtctcacccacacatattcaagctcccattctcatccatacatatacacatttaaggtactattctcacccacacatacacacattcaagcacccattcttatccacatattcaagcttccattctcacccacccacacaaacccaggctctcattctcacccatatatacacacattcaagctcccattctcacccacccacaaacccaggctcccattctcaaccacacatacacacattcgagctcccattcacccacatattcaagcttccattctcacccacatacacacccaggctccagttttcacccacacacactcccattctcatccacacatacacattcaagcacgtgcacagcttccgctttctcctccagagcaggaagatcagctgcctctcctgctgccaccggcctcctgctatcttcttcgggcgtcgggccgtactgcccgccgaacttcctgtcggggtgggggggagcggaagcgcagcgcacaacgtccgcttcctccccccccccccccccaagcaggaagatcggcggaccatacggcccgacgcccgaagaagatagcaggaggccggtggcagcaggagaggcagctgatcttcctgctttgggggagaaagcggaagctgtgcgcagcgcttccgctcccccaaacaggaagttcggcgggccgtttggtccgaagatagcaggagaacgggtggcagcaggagaggcagctgatcttcctgcattggggggaggaagcggaagctgcgcgcggcgcttccgccccccccgaacaggaagaccggttggccatacggccgcagcagcgctgccccatgtgtgccgtgatggcgcgcgaggcgtgggttctcttgttcgctgtcgcggggatgggatcccgcgacagccttgcagttccggtgctagttgggtgggcctgggtctaagttgggtgggcacctgcccacccaggcccacccgtggctacgccactggttgggAGATGCCTCCTCCTTGCCCAGTCCCAGCggcagtacccaaggatccagagACAGGATCCCACAAGAAACCACAGGTGTGGAGTCACCTTAGTGCTCTGAAGGACCAGCATGTTGCTGAATGCCTATACTGTCAGAAGACGTTGAGTAGAGGAAAGATATAGGGCCACATTTCAAACTGCTATGCAGTTTCATTTGCAAAAGCAACACTCATTATTGTTGGTTTCAGAGGAGGCGGGTACTAGTCAGGGAATCCCGTTCTCTAATCAAACCAGCAGAAGGAAAAGCCACAGCAAAGGTGAAGTCCATCTTAATGCTGGCTGATTGGATGGCTTCTTATTTCCCTTGTGCCATCTAATGGTGAAGAGGAAAGGACGGGTGTGAGTTTCTTCACAGTTGGTTTTAGGCAACATGAAGCAGCTGAGCTCAAGAGGATCCCTCGTTGCTGATAGCACCTTTGGGACAGTGTTGAAGCAGCCAGAGGTAGAAACAGCTTTAAGTGCTGAGCGCTGGATACCTCCTTCAGTACTGGATTTCAGAGATGGCACCATACCAGTGGTTGCTGTGGCTGATACTGAGACAAGCAGAGAGGCCCCAGCTTTAGAGGAATCTTATCATAGGGAAGTTTCTGAGGTTCCGTGGACAttgtaaatttgtaaaccgttgtgatggcattaccgaatgacggtatatgaaacttgttaaataaataaatatctcctttGGACAGGCCAGCCTATATTAGTTTGGAGGATATCTGGCAGGCCATAGTGATTTTGGAACGAACTGTGAGGAAACGGCTTGATTAAAGTTTCTGCTTCAATTGAGCTGGTGAAGAGACGGGTATCTACTGTTCAATCTATCTCTGCGGGCCATGATGAGCGGATCAAGGTATTGGAACCTTCAAATCTGATGTCTCAAGAATTTAGAACTGTTTCAGTTCTTTTACATCGAAGACTTGAGAACATGTCCAGGAACTTAAATctttgtatattatattttccTAGATCCCCTCTTATTGGTCCTAATTTTTGGATTCAGCTCTACTGTTTCACCCTTTATCCCTTGGCAGGGGAATTTAGATTCCACAGCAGGAGACCAAGTTAGAAATGTTCATGTCTGAGCCGGTGGGGGTATTTCTAGGCTTTCCAACATGCTACAATACATTTGAAGGTAACATAAAGTCTCTCACTTTGCCCAAATAGCCAAACATATAAGAGAGACTGATAAATTTGAAATCAACTGCTACATATCTATTTTAAATCAGTTTATCCACAATGCTCTACCCATGTCAGCAGGACtttagaaatcttttaaatacattttattgacaaattgttaaaatgtatttataagatTTCTAAAGTTCTGCTGATATGTTTAGAGCAGGGGTGGTCATCTCCGGTCCTcatgagccacaaacaggcctggttttcaggatatccccaatgaatatgcatgagagagatctgtatgtctccactgtatgcaaattgatttcatgcgtattcattgtagatatcctgaaaatcttaGCTGTTTGTGCCTCTTAAGGGCCAGGTTGGCCACCCTGGTTTAGAGCGTTGTTAAACTGATTTTAAATAAGTATGTAGCAGTTGATTGCAAATTTATCAGTCTCTCTTATATGTTTGGGTATTTCTAGGCTTTGCCATGTGATAGGGGATAGTGGAGATATGTCGTCTTTTCATCAGTTGCAAAAGCAACACTATTTGagtggtaagtgtatttttgcttACTTGAAGCTGAGTCACAATGTCTGCTCTCTCGATCCAATGCAAGTTGTTCTACGGATGTGGGGTGATTGGGGCGGGGGGGGTGTTAAAATTAAGGAGTTTTTCTTGGTGGAGGAGTTGGAAAAGGTTACTATTTCAGCACTTTATAAATTCCTTCAGAAGGTGTCCATGCAGGACTCTTATACATATTTGATAGTATCGTGGTATAAAGAGTTGTGCTTGGTTGCTACTACACAGGGTTTGTAGGGATGCTTTAACAGAATTTGGCAATTGACTAGTGCTTAGGCCTTGAGAATGATGTATTTTAGATTTCTGAGAAGGGCCTTCAACACAAGAacaaaggggtcattttccaagcggatcgcacgcgataagggatgtttcgcacgcgaaaagtctcttatcgcgtgcaataccaagatgggggcagagtcggggcagcgtcagccccggaagaggaggagttggggcggcaccggggctgacacCGCGAAGACTGCgtcgacagcgaaaggtaagcacctttatcgctgtcagtttcatgaggaataactacaccttttatggtgtagttattcagcgtgacgccggcagcgatcgcatcgcggaggtgcgatcgctgccggctagcgcaggaccaccccccgtcCCCCATTACCAAAGGATTCACTATGCTTTGACAGGATTCACTAtgctttgacattcaaagtgagacgaacgaacagaacagtgctctcttgtgaagatttgatgaccctcagagtgaggaaactcactcaaagatgagatttgtgcaatgttctctcaacctagcttgatggacgctctacctgggtaacatcaagctagattgagagaacattgcacaaatctcatctttgggtgagtttcctcacaccgagggtcatcaaatcttcacaagagtgcactgttcagTTCGTACATCttattttgaatgtcaaagtggcccctaacccctacactaatacctaaacctcacctcgagttactaggtgggcctccaaacaggcctttgagaacacatcacaaaatgcaataaagccttaacacAACCTTTCACAGATAGGGGGAGAGGGATATTGCATCTGTCTTATTCCTTATATGGTTGGGTTCCAGGGGGGGAAATGTTTACATATTATATTTCTGCAATTTACTCAGCTGCATAAGAAACCTATGTGTGCCGggttattgtatgttttattgtttgctAATAAAAAGTTTTcatataaaagcaaaaaatatatattatacagTATATGAAAGAAGTTTTGTGTATTTGAGAGAATTATCTGCCCTCCCTCCCAAGGTTTTTCATTTACCTTTTCATTAAAAAGATAAGAGTACAAGATATTTCTCTCGTTTCTTCTGAACGTTTGAATTTAACTAGTTTCCTTGAAGAGGTGAGAGATTGTGCTACTTTGTTGATTTTGTGTGTTTCAGAGTCTGACAAAAATCTTATAATGAGATTATTTTTTAGTAACAAGGATTTTTCCTTTAAGGGTCAGAATCTTTGGGTTTCCCAGATGTTATTAAGCAGACTCAGACCAGGAGGAGATTTTGTCTTCAGTTGTGTGTAATTGTgctggaggtagagggagagttTTTCCTTAGATATCCTGCCAAGTGTTTAATTCAATTATCCGGCAGTAGACAGACTTTTCTGAAGGCCTTTTATGGCAGTAGGATTTCTGTGATTCCTGCTTCTACTCCAGAACTGACTTTGTTTGGAATGTTTTCAGTctgtattttccatttctttgttATTTACATGTCCCTCAGGTTTTTCTTCATAGCCCCCATTTTGGAGAATTGATAGACAGCATTTTGGGGAATTGTAGTTTCTTGTTTgaatgattattttattattactcTGTATATAATATCCTATTTTCTATCAAgcatttattctattttttttgcttgtttgtatatgattgaaatttaaaaataaagagttaaaaaaaaaaaaaggtgaagtcCATCTTTCATGCTGATTCCCTGGGCACTTACCCTGGTGAGGTTTCAGGCCAGTAGCAAGCCACCATAGAACAGGTGGGGTGGTATTTCACATCattgtcctggggcaagaggcaggcaacaTTGAAGGTGTGGTCCCCATGcattagggaaatgattgccctggatgactaGGTGCGTGAGAACatggtatttattttttgcatatttaaTTTGAATTTAGCTCAAGCTTTTTcagtggtagctcaaggcaagttatattcaggtattttcctgtttccagagggcttacaattttaTATCGGAGGAAATGGAGAGTACAAGGACTTGCCCAAGTCACAAGACAGGTCAGTGGGATTTGACCCTGGTTCTCTGCCCCTTGTTCTAAATATTAATCTACTCCTCCATTCCCAAGCAGGCATGAATCTGTGTGCATATGCTATACAGGTTTCCATGTACatctactaattttcaaagcagatttatacgtgtaagcccactttgaaaattcgggTTGAAGTCCGCATGTACTTTCTATATGCAGATTTCAACCTTATGTGGGAGGAAATAAAATTATCCCCATATATTTCATGCACATAAGTACAACTTTATACATATAAAACcaaatttatgtgtgtaaagtaatgaaacaaatggaaacaaaattaaaaaaggcgaccagaaaaaaagaacaaaatgaacGAAACAACCCAAAGAAAATTTTGCCCATGCACACTCCTAATATTCCAGCTTTCAGCCATAGAATGAAACTGTTTTTAAGATATCACTCCTTTTCCAAAACAGTTTTTATCATATTCCTCCTCTGTGCTAGATAAGCATACAGACTGTCCTATTTAGTTCACATGGTCAACACACCTGCATGccttgcttttctgtgcaccctccgacttaatatcatggtgatattaagtcggaggtcccgaaagttaaaaaaaaaaataaatttgaaatcggTTCGCggattgaaaactggatgctcaattttgctggcgtccagtttccgaacccgtggctgtcagcaagtttgagaaccgtcggcaaaattgagcgtcggctgtcaaacccgctgacagccgccgctcctgtccataaagaggcactagggacgcactagtgtccctagcgcctcttttaaccgcaggccctcatttaaatacagaatcgcgtgcacaggagagtggcttgtgcgcgcgccgggagagcgggtgctcgcccgctctcccgcggactttactgtatcggcctgtgtgttttttttgtaaagCCTATTGCTTCAACATGTTTTCTTCCTCCCCCACATGAAACTCACACTTTTATTACTTGGTTACTCAGTTTGCTGTTACCCCctgtgtttattgtaaagcctggaGCTGCGttttgttacctgtaaaccgaggtgatgttcccaacgtgccctggtatataaaaatacttaaattaaaaaaaaaaatatatatatatatataatttattatatacattatatagtGATTGGTATATTTTACCTAAGTTACTATAAATGCTGACTCACTAAATGAAATAAAGTGACAGTTCTGCTTGCAGTAAAGTCACATTTTGATCAATAGAGGTCTAATTCTAAAAGAAAATAGGGTGAAATAAACTCACCTCCATACCAGGTCTAGGAATGTGTTTATCCACTTGGCATCCGGGttcacacacacaatctttcCATTCTTTAATGTAATACTGAAAAAGAAGCAAGTAATTACAGCTGCTAAACACTGGAAATCTCTTCTCCCTTACCTCCAGATTGTTGGCCTTCTCTCATTACATGAGCAAGATAAAAAGCAaaataaccccccctccccatacacaaaaaCAGTAACCAGTTACCTCTGGGATCAAAACATTATGAGGGCAATTTGTAAATCAATCTTAAAATGAATTAACACTCCTAGCTTGTCCTTTTTGACAATTGCTTCTCTGCTGCCAAGCTACAAATATGTGTAATTTTAGTAGGACTGTGAGGCGGCATTTTCCTAGGGCCATATCAAGCTCAGGGAATAAAAAACAGCGGGTGCACACTATAATTGTCTTCGTGCTAGCTTGTAAAGTATAGATTTTCTCAAAGCAACTAAAGCAGCATAGGTCAAAATACGAACTTTATGAAGTttttgcatgttcattgtgggtCAACGCACACAATCTTGTCACATGCTATGGACTGAGGCTTGAGACATTAATAGGGCTGTGTTTAAGACTTTGGTTCTCGTAGACACACAATGTAGAAAAGTGCTGGGtatgggggcaggggagaggcagCCTGGAGATCAAAAAGATCTTTCTCCTCCACCCCTAACCCTCTCCTTCCATCAGCatccatcctctctctcccccacccccagctcagcATCGTATTATTGTGTCTTCACCCCAAGCAATAGCCATCCCTCTTCTCTTTATCCCTCCTCTCACCGGCGGCGGCTCCAGGCTCTGGCGCAGGCCGCACGCACACTTACAGTGCTCTTTCTCCTTCCGCAGAACTTCTGCACACTGTGTGATCTGGCCCCCATGCTCTGCAGCTGCCTAATGGCGTCCGTACTTCTGTACCGCGGCCAGGGAACAGCTGCCTAACATTTCCAATGAGGATTATACCAAGACCAGGGcaagaccctcccccccccgccgcAGTTGACCTCTCCCTCCTCTGCCCCATATCCCTCTCTATCCCCAGTCCCATGTCCCCATTCCCCATCTGCCctacctcctcctctcttccttcccacaCCCTATGTCCCTTTCTCCCTGTCTCATCCCCCTTTTTCCCatattctcctctctctcccttgcccCATGTCGTTGCATTGCTGGGGGAGAGTGATATTTTTAGTTATGTGGTCTGACCTTCCTAGcaatggagggaagagagagacatAGAGAGAAATGACAAGAATGAAGACGATCCATGTCAGATCCATGTCAGACAGATAGAtgaagagcaagagagagagagagttacagGCAGGAGGAAAGATGCATAGTACGACAGAAAAAATGTAGAGAATCAGGAAAGGGAATCAGGATAGGACACATGGGATCAAAATAAAGGAGAGAATGGAAACAATATGAGGAGGAAAATAagctaagacaaaaaaaaaatagtgaaaaaaatgGTTTCAATTTAGATGTCCAATTGTGCCTTTTCAGTGTGTTATATTATCATACATGGTatgcacattgtttaaaaatgtatgtaataATTGGCAGGTAGTACTTTTCTAATCAGCATCCTCGTGCTGCGGGTTGGGGTCCCAGCCATGCTGCAGCAGCGCCATCCTGACCTCTGTCCTCTCTGCCTTGGGTGCCTGGGTCAGAGTCAGACTCTGTGTGTGACTGGACTGGAGACTTTGGGGGGCCTCATGATAAAATTCACCACGGTGGGCCTCCAGCAAAGGCTGAGCTTGAACCCTAAGGTGACCTTTGACTCCATCATTCTTGGCCTCAGAAGTAGCGTTAGTATTTTTGGAGGCATCACAAGAAATTCACGCAGAACTAATGGGGTCTGTTATCTGGAGCATGCGCACGCATCAGCATGTTTATGTGGATCCGAAAAAAAGTACTCCTGTCAGGCTCCATTCTTAACCACAGAGGCAATTTTTCAGGCTTGAATTCAGCTACTGAGACTTTATTTTGAAGGGGGATATTTTTTTCATCATTATTTTTAGTtactttctatgtttctgtgtttctatgacatgtcctgaaaattcgGTAGGAATAGGATACGAAACAGAAAAGTTATTGGAGGAAGGGGGAGGTGCGATACATGGACAAATACACAGACAAGCCAATGTCACAACCTTTTTCTCTTTGGAAAGCAGGCTAATATAAAGGGGACTGTGAGGGAGTGGCCAtaagacagaaacagagaaacatgacagcagaaaaaagactgttatggcctatccagtcttcctatccgcccaactaatttagctttgcaattcccatcactccctcagagatctcctgtatttatcccaatGTTTTCTTTAAATGAGATACCGTCTTTGCCTCTGCCACCATGCATCCAGCATGCTCTCTGTAGAGAACTAGTTCCTTAAATGactcccgagtctaccccctttcaccttcatcccatgacccttcattctagaacctcctttccattgaaagaggctctccTCTGGGCATGGAAACCATGGCGGTATTTAGATGGCTCCataatatctcccctatcttgcctttcctccagggtgtacatgtctagatctttaagtctggtcccccatatgctttagaacaaagccctctgaccatttcagtagccaccctctggactgccTGCAATATTGATCTCCAGTGCATGAATATCAGGGCTGGGGACGAGATGAAATGTAGTACAAATGAACGCAGCTGTAATCTGCTACTTACATAATTTCTGCTCTTTGACAGCAGAGTCCTGGAGAGGTGATTTGAAAGCGAGCAAACCTCTTTGGATTTATGAACTGGGATGTAGTTTTGAGGCAAATGCATGGTTCACATCCAACAGGAAGATGACCCCAGACCCAACCTTTTTGaccagaaaaggaagagaaatgtATTGCCATTGATATCACAGACAGTTCACAGCAGATGCAGGATTACCTTGTACACGCTCAAATCTTTTCCTTCTAGCACAAGTTTATATTACAACAATTTTGGCTGTCTAGTCTTTGAGTGTCAATATTTTTGTCTGCTTTTCAATTCCataagaaggggaggaggatgctgttttttttttgtttaatatctcTATAACCATTCATTTTAATTACGCTGCTCATTTCAGGCACCATTTATATATTTTCCTCATACCACTGCCTTCCTATTGTATCAGATCATGGATTAGTTGCTCTGCGAAGTTAATAAGCATTGTGATATCTGACTTTGGCTAGATCTGCGGTTgatatatttacatttacatatcTTTATTCTGATACAAAACTTCTCTTTGAAGTGCTTTACAGCCACAAGAGACAATTCTTGGCACATTTCAGAAGGAAAGGCTAAGGGAATTGTGCTGGGATTTGAATCTACACTTGTGTTACATAGTGACCTActactgggggaattctgtgcaaaataatttaaaattctgcacacaaaaacttaaaattttgCATACttcatattggtcaaaataacaaaatatatatGATAGTCTTTAAAtagttaatttaaaatgtaatacagaaaaa
Protein-coding regions in this window:
- the LOC115090872 gene encoding interleukin-8-like isoform X2, with translation MRSSAALLMLALLLISQDAHGWVWGHLPVGCEPCICLKTTSQFINPKRFARFQITSPGLCCQRAEIIITLKNGKIVCVNPDAKWINTFLDLVWRNPRANSSQ
- the LOC115090872 gene encoding alveolar macrophage chemotactic factor-like isoform X1 is translated as MRSSAALLMLALLLISQDAHGWVWGHLPVGCEPCICLKTTSQFINPKRFARFQITSPGLCCQRAEIIITLKNGKIVCVNPDAKWINTFLDLESKSKFITVRPERRDIYDSSDRKILNTCGP